CCGAGGTAGCGCTGGGCAGTGGGCCGGCTGACCCCGAGCTTGTCCGCGATCTCAGCTGCGCCGACGGGGCCGCCGGCTGTCCTGACGGCGTCGAGGACCTTCTGCATCGTGGGTTGCAGGCGCGGTGTCGGCGCCGCGGCGCGGACCGCAGCGGACCTCGTGCTGTACAGGCTGTCCACCACGGCCTGGCTGGCCGTAGGCGCGGAGTCCAGTTCGTGCCGCCAGCGTTCGTAGGCCTCCAGCTGGGTTCGCAGCTGCTCAAAGCTGAAGGGCTTGACCAGGTAGTACACCGCGCCGCTGCTCATGGCCGACCTGACCGTGGCCAGGTCCCGCGCGGCAGTGATGATGATGCAGTCAATTTGCGTGCCGGCGGCCTGCAGGGACCGCAGCAGGGAGATTCCGTCCTCATCCGGCAGGTGCACGTCAAGCAGCAGCAGGTCCGGGGACAGCCGGGCGATGGCCTCCCTGGCCGATGCCGCGCTGTACACCTCGCCCACGCATTCAAAGCCGTCAACGCGGGCCACCCGTGCGGCATGGATGCGCGCAACCCTGAAGTCGTCGTCGACCACCAAAGTCCTGATCACTGCGTGTTCCTCGCTTCCATGCCTGCCGTGTCCCCAGTTTCCGCGTGCGCCGGCAGCCACACCTCAAAGTTACCGCCCGGCCCTGGGAAAACATCGAGGGTTCCCCCGGCGCGGTGCACAATCCGCCGCACCAGGGCCAAGCCAATGCCGCGGCGCATGCCGGGCCTGGTGTCCTTCGTGGAATAGCCGTCCACCACCACGTCGTCGATCTTGTCCGCGGGCACGCCGGGGCCGTTGTCCCGGACCGCGATGAAGACGCCGTCGGCGTCGTCAAGCTGGACGCTCACGGTGCGGGGCCGGGGGGAGCTGGCCAGCGCATCCACGGCGTTGTCCAGGAGGTTTCCGACGATCGTCAACAGCTCCGTCTGGTCCACCAGGGGCCGTTCCAGCCGGGACTCGGCGGTGACCTCGATCCGCACGTCCTGTTCGGCCGCCACGGTGATCTTCGCCAGCAGCAGGGCGGCCAGTTCCGGCGGGGCAATGCGCGAGCGCAGCCCCTCGCCCAGGGAGCGGGACGTGGCGGAGATCTGTGAGACATACGTCCTGGCCTGGTCCACGTCGCCGAGTTCCAGCAGCCCGTCAACAACGTACAGGCGGTTGGCGTATTCATGCTCCAATGCCCGCATGGCCTCCATCAGGCCCTGGACGGAGTGCAGGTCGCGCACCAGCCCCTCGATCTCGGTCCGGTCCCGCAGCGTCACCACGGAGCCGATGCTCCGCCCGCCGATGGACACCGGCATGCGGTTGACCACCAGCAGCGCGTCCTCCGTCAGCGCCACCTGGTCGACGCCGTCGAGCGTCCCGGTGAGCAGCTGGCGCAGCCGGCCGTCCGGAACCAGCTCGGCGACGGGGGTCCCCAGTGCCGTCTCCTCGACCTTGAGCAGGCGCCGCGCCTCCTCGTTGATCACCGTCACCCGGCCGTCGTCGTCAAGCCCGACGACGGCCTCCCGGATTCCATGGAGCAGCGCCTCCCGCTCCTGCAGCAGGAAGGCGATCTCGGCCGGCTCCAGATTGAAGGTGACACGCTTGATGCGCCGCGACAACAGCAGCGAGCCCGCCACGCTGAGCAGCAGCACCAGCGCCGAAAAGCCCGCGATCAACCAGATGTTCGACGCCTGCTCGTCCCGCTCCCTGGTGTCCAGAATGCCGACCGACACCTCACCGATCACGGCGCCGTCCGCGCCGAAGATCGGGGCCTTGGCATTGGCGGAGAGCCCCAGGCTGCCGGGATCGAAGCCGAGGTGTGTCTTTCCGTCCAGGACGGCGACGGGTTCTTCCAGCTTCCGCCCGATCAGGGCCGGGTTGGGGTGGGAGTACCGGATGCCGTCGCGGTCGGTCACCACCACGTAGGAGGGATTGGCCGAGGCCACGATTTTCTGGGCCAGGGCCTGGATGCTGCGGTGGGGGTCCTTGGCCTCCAGCGCCGAGCGGACCTCGGGCATGGCGGCGGTGGTGGTGGCGATGCCCAGCGCCCGCAGCTGGTACTGCCGGTCCAAGGTCTGGTTGCTGACAA
This genomic stretch from Arthrobacter dokdonellae harbors:
- a CDS encoding ATP-binding protein, encoding MNGISPAHAARGRHRSMTLTTQILLSMLSLLVLAVVLGAFLFTVVSNQTLDRQYQLRALGIATTTAAMPEVRSALEAKDPHRSIQALAQKIVASANPSYVVVTDRDGIRYSHPNPALIGRKLEEPVAVLDGKTHLGFDPGSLGLSANAKAPIFGADGAVIGEVSVGILDTRERDEQASNIWLIAGFSALVLLLSVAGSLLLSRRIKRVTFNLEPAEIAFLLQEREALLHGIREAVVGLDDDGRVTVINEEARRLLKVEETALGTPVAELVPDGRLRQLLTGTLDGVDQVALTEDALLVVNRMPVSIGGRSIGSVVTLRDRTEIEGLVRDLHSVQGLMEAMRALEHEYANRLYVVDGLLELGDVDQARTYVSQISATSRSLGEGLRSRIAPPELAALLLAKITVAAEQDVRIEVTAESRLERPLVDQTELLTIVGNLLDNAVDALASSPRPRTVSVQLDDADGVFIAVRDNGPGVPADKIDDVVVDGYSTKDTRPGMRRGIGLALVRRIVHRAGGTLDVFPGPGGNFEVWLPAHAETGDTAGMEARNTQ
- a CDS encoding response regulator — its product is MIRTLVVDDDFRVARIHAARVARVDGFECVGEVYSAASAREAIARLSPDLLLLDVHLPDEDGISLLRSLQAAGTQIDCIIITAARDLATVRSAMSSGAVYYLVKPFSFEQLRTQLEAYERWRHELDSAPTASQAVVDSLYSTRSAAVRAAAPTPRLQPTMQKVLDAVRTAGGPVGAAEIADKLGVSRPTAQRYLGALERKGLVVLDLSYGTTGRPLNSYTIA